The Myxocyprinus asiaticus isolate MX2 ecotype Aquarium Trade chromosome 4, UBuf_Myxa_2, whole genome shotgun sequence nucleotide sequence CCTTTGTAAGTTTGGCAATGCTCTCATCCTGTGCTGCCATTTCCTCAGTTAGGTTCTTGACCTGTGTAATGTTTGTTactaaattacatttacattactgtaaggaggaggcaagaagcagctttcctggttcaggtaaggatttatttccTCTCTATGCAGCAcaattacagtctcacagtctttgcgttatgcactaagttaatctacaatcacacaccgcttcacaaaataaactctcatcacttgtaataaaaactctttgctttttgttcgggtctgtcgtgcccaggctctctctcctttctatttgcggtgtgtctctatttgtgctgctctccctgtgctcactgaaattagagacaggtgttagaaataatttagctcaggtgtaagcgcccttactgctttctctctctccggagagatgcttgaccacgcccccgctgccacatatccccaccgcccgactcaggccggggcggcatccggcccgCCTACCActtcccccccattcctggaaaggaagtcggcgacagccatctgcgcccccagtctgtggaccaccttgaacttaaacggctgaagagccaggtaccaatgggtgatccgggcattggtatctttcattcggtggagccactggagtggggcgtgatcggaacagagggtgaaggcccgccccaacaggtagtatcggagagtgaggacagcccacttgatggcgagacactccttttctatggtgctgtacttagtttccctcaaggagagctcacggctaatgtacaacaccaggcgctcctccccctccaccacctgcgagagtacggcccccagccccctgtctgaagcatctgtctgtaagtAATGCTTGACtatgcccctgctgccacaattacatttacatttatgcatttggcagatgcttttattcaaagcgactacAGTGCCCTTataacagggacaatccccctggagcaacctggagttaagtgccttgctcaaggacacaatggtggtggctgtggggattgaaccaataaccttttgcttaccagtttagtgcttttagtccactacgccaccaccacaaattaattttgttcAGCCATTTTCATATTCTTCAACATCGTATAAAGAGTTGAAATAAATCCAACACACAGACCTTATTTTCAGTGGCATGTTTCTCCTTTTCTACTTTAGCCAATGTAAGCTCGAGGTCATCAATGTCTTTCTTCAGCTCAGAGCACTCATCCTCCAGTTTCCTCTTCTTGGCTGTGAGTTCAGCATTGATTTCTTCCTCATCCTCCAGTCTCTCAGTTGTCTCTTTGAGTTTAGCTTCAAGCTGAATTTTGCTCTTGATCAGACCCTCACACCTCTCCTCAGCATCTGAGAGATTCTCAGTTTCCTGACAGGAAAAAGgattttatatattattgttaaaattatgtttcatttttaaatggaaccaaatttcagtaaattaattaATGCATACTCACAGAGGCTACTTGAAGCTGCAGATCATTCTTCTCTTGTAGCAGTGCTACCATCTTCTCTTCCAGCTCCTTCTTTTTTGCTTCTGCCTTGGCCAAAGCCTCTTTACATTTTGCAAAGTCCTCTTTCATGGTTGCCAGTTCCTTTTCAGTCTCAGCACTCTTCAGCAGAGGCTTAATCTTGTAGTAAACCTTCATCCATGGCCAGTGTTTGACATTCATGAATGAACGGATGTTGTATTGGATGGTGTAAATGGACTCCCTGTAAATAATTTGTCATGAATTACTCTTGTCACAGTCATTATTGTAGccatatttataaatgttataacTAACCTCCTCTCCATCATCTTCACAAACTCCCTCCTCATCAGGAAACCACGGCAGAGAGCCTGAGTCATTGTGACCAGAGCAGCCAGTTTCTCATCACGCATCTCCTCAAGAGTACCCAGAAGACCAGCTTTGAAGAATACCTGAATTTGTGTGTAATAAAGAAGTTTGTTTCCAGTTTTATTGCCTAAAATCATAACTCATGAATATGGAATCTTTAAAGTGTAATTCAGAATATTAACCTTTGTGTGCCCAAATCTGTACTGGTCATGATCAATATCGATGGATCCCAAGAGTTTCTCACAGGCCTTCTTGTTGTCAATAAACTGTCCCTCAGGGATAACACTGGCATTCAGCACCTTGTATCTGGGGAAGATTTGTCAAAATGCTTCCTATGTTTTCATGAAGATAATCCCCAGACCAGAAACTGTATATTCATGTGGGCCCATTTAcctttgtttgaagtcaccatagAGGATTCTGCTGGGGAAGCCCTTTCTGCAGATTCTGATACCCTCCAGTACACCATTACACCTCAGCTGGTGGATAACCAGGTGGTTCTCCATTAGACCTATAGAGAACAATTTACATCTTCAGCTCAGTGCATGAACACTTTACATGACCATTATCATTTATTTTGATATTGTCAGAATATCTGTAAGCCCTTCATTACTTTACCTGGAGTCTTGGACTCATTGGGAATCAGACAACGCACAAAATGTGGATGAGTACTCCTCAAGTTGGTCATAAGCTTGCCCAAGTTCTCCTGTGGAGAATAAAAAGAGTTCTCTCGTTTTTTTAAATTCCAAATACAGCAATATTGTTGTCATATCAACTTCAACATCCTCTGTACATACCCTGAACTGGGAGGACACAGTTTGCATGGAGCCACCCTTCTTCTTGCCTCCCTTCTTGCCAGTTTCTTTACAAACATTGAAATAATGAGCCAAATTCCAGTTCAAATGAGCTAATTCAATCCTTCTGTAATTTAaatatgcttatatatatatataataaattataattaaatataaattaattaaattacccTCAACAACTGGTGGGTAGATAGTAGCCAGAAGTTTGACAGAAGACTTCTGGTACAGCTGCACAACAGACTCATTCAGTGGATCCTTGTTCTTGTCCAACCAGCCAGCGATGTTGTAGTCCACAGTTCCAGCATAGTGAACCAGGGAGAAATGGGCCTCAGCTTTGCCTTTGGCAGGCTTTGGCTTCTGGAAAGCAGCACACTTGCCAAGGTGCTGATCATAAAGCTtgttcttgaaggaagtgtctgTAGCCTTGGGGAACATGCACTCCTCTTCAAGGATGGAGAAGATACCCATGGGCTATTTGTAAATGAAGGAAGAGTATTACTAAAAGTTACACACTCTGACAACAGTAAATTATAGAATTAtagaaattataaaattatgtctAATTTAGAAGACAGTAAAACCTTTTCAATGAGCTCAATGCAAGCAGCCAAGTCCATGCCAAAGTCAATGAACTCCCAAACAATGCCCTCCTTCTTGTACTCCTCTTGTTCCAGCACAAACATGTGGTGGTTGAAGAACTGTTGTAGTTTCTCATTGGTGAAGTTGATGCACAGCTGCTCCATGCTGTTGaactggagagaaagagagagagagagagagagagagagagagagagagagagaaaaaccttTACTGAATATGAATCAGTTAACTTGCAATAAAAAGAGAATCAGAAAACAGAATAATTCTTACATCAAAGATCTCAAATCCAGCAATATCCAGCACACCAATAAAAAACTGTCTAGCTTGTTTTGTGTCCAACATCTGGTTGATACGAATGACCATCCACAAGAACATCCTCTCATAGATAGACTTGGCCAAAGCGCTAACAGAGTTGTACACCTGTGAGTAGAATACAGAAAATGTTATTCAAACTTGCTCTGATTTTGCCAACATTTTTCTTAGCTGGACATACTGCATACCTGTGGCACGGTTTGACCTTTGGTCACAAACTCATTTCCGACCTTCACTCTGGGATAGCACAAAGCCTTCAGCATATCAGCAGAGTTCAAGCCCAGAAGGTAAGCAATTTTGTCAGCatctaataaatacattttaaaataaattgttcttcatttatttattcattcattcttcattatatttataatataagcaTAGCAAGGACACTCTGAATAAATGCACCACATTCAAAGGTACTGATTCCTTCCAATAATTCCCTtccatactcagtttttcacacTATTTCAGTATCTCATTAGCCAAATGAGATTTAACATAATATTTTAAAGCCCAAACTAAAAACAGAAGCAATGCGAAAGGTCTCAAgcacacattataaaataaaagctCTTCACCCAGTCACAAGTCTCACCCTCTGTGCCATCAGGCTCTGCCTGCTCCTCACGCTGCTTCTGCTTGAACTTCAAGTTACCATGATGCAGCACAGCTCCAGTAAACTTGTAGATGCCCATCTTCTCCTCGGCACTAAAGCCCAGAATGTCAATAGCAGTCTAAAAAGTATATATTAatttcagtttattattatttcagaagaaattagaatatatatatatatattcagttgatTTTAAAACTCACATCAGTAGCAACCAGCTCTTCTTTATCATCAATGCTTGCCACTATGATCTGACCCTGACTGCACATGGGGAAGTCATAGGGGTTGGTGGTGATGAGTGTCATTTCTGTAAAATATGCAGAGCATTTATAATAGAGTATTTTACaatattattttccatttaaaaacagCTCTGACTGAAATGTGTCCACCTACCAATCAGCTCAGGCTTATGATTGGTCATCATCTGGTAGAAGATGTGGTAGCCTCTCTCATCTGGAAGCTGGAATGTCACTCTAGACTTCTCCAGCAGATCTGGTCAAGTAATTAAGTATAAAAGATCTGAACATATCACCAATATCAGAATGGAACATAGAATGTTTAATACACATCAACTTACATGTCTCAATATCAGCACTGGCCAGTTTGCCGCTTGTTCCAAAGTGAATTCTAATGAATTTACCCTGTATTATGCAAAATAATTGCTTTTGTTACTGGATATTtcaatttgttaatttgtttgaATTTGACCAAAGCCACAATGCccatattgtaaaatgtaaaaacacagctgattataattttatttacattttgatgaGATCAAACTTACAAAACGAGAAGAGTTGTCATTTCTCACAGTCTTGGCATTACCATAAGCCTCTAGCAGAGGGTTGGCAGCAATGATCTGGTCCTCAAGAGATCCCTGTTTTGAGTGAAGGGTTAAACTCATTTCATGTCACATATCTAAACATAATTTGCAAATAGTTTGTGGTATAAATAACatagatataaatataattttgtatctCATACCTGCATTTTGCCGGAACCTTGATCTTTCTTCTTGTCACCCTGCACTGCAACTGTGGCAAAGTACTGGATGACACGTTTGGTGTTCACAGTCTTTCCAGCACCAGATTCTCCACTGGTTTATGAGAGATAATTAGACAGAAGATGATCAGACATGTGCAAGTTCTATAAGAAGAAACTATAACTGTTCTCCACATCTCATAACAGTATGTACTTACGTAATCAGGACAGATTGGTTCTCTCTGTCTGTAAATTCAAGGGCAATAATTTTTGATAATtgctttaaaaaactaaaaaccaGTATTCCACAAAATCAGAATCACCTTGTTTAAATCAAGATCTTACCAGTAAGCATGAACTGATAGGCATTGTCAGAGACAGAGAAGATGTGGGGTGGGGCCTCCATACGTTTTTTGCCTCTGTAGGCAGCCACCACTTCTGCATCATACACTGGGAGCCACTTGTAGGGGTTCACAGTAGCACAGAACAGTCCAGAGTAGGTCTGAAATGAGCAGAGAAGTGGTCAGATTACAGCAGCAAAGTCAAAGTCAATTTGAATGCTGTTTTTCTTTGCTTCTTAACTTACGTAAATCATCCATGCTGCATAACGCTCTTTGAGGTTATACAGCACAGAGGGTTCATTGAGATGGGTCATCATGGCCATGTCCTCAATCTTGTCAAACTTGGGAGGATTCATTGGGTGGACATCATCCTCTTTAACTGTTTTCTCCTATACATATCATCCAGcagatattatatttattaagactatttaatttatttgtatgagATGAGCACCTAGTTTTCATGAAATGTGGAAAATTCACCTCCTGAGTGTCATTCACAACAACAGTGACTTTGCCACCATCTTTGCTCTTGATTGTTCCTTTAACATACAACTCCTTGGGATCAATCACATAGCAGGCAGACTTGGCATCAAAGGCCTTGCTCTGAGCCTCAATTCTCTCCTTCTCAGGCTTTCGGAGGTAAATGGCAGCCTTGCCATAAATGGCCATCTCCGCGTCCGTACTCATGGTGGCGACTTACTAAAGAGACATGATAAGAGATAATTACAGTGtccatttaaaatatcaaaagcaTTGCATGCATAAATAAAGACAAGTCTCTCCTCTGGAGTTGCAGAAATTGTGTTCATGCAGGAGGCATATGCATATGTTTAGGTCAACACGTACAAGCACACATTATGGAGACTTGTAAAATCTCAGGACAAAATCCATTTTGTTTTTAGAACTGTTTTAAATAAACTTCATTTTAAATGCAAACTTTTCTCTTTTTCAAAGTGTTTTAAAGTAAATAgcgtaaatacattttaaatgtacactTTTCTGTTTTTCCAAAGTATTTTAAAGTTGAAACATCGCAAATGTACACTTTCTGCTGCTTTGTTTAAATCAACTTCATTTTGAAATGTACActtttctgtgttttttatttatttattttttttaaagtaaataaatacatcacaAATGAACAATTTtccaaagtattttaaaataaatacattacaaaatTACACGTTTCTCTTTTTCCAGCGTTTTAAAGTAAATTAATGATACATGTATTCTTTTCTGTTTTCAAAgtgtttaaaagtaaataaacacattacaAATGTACATCTTTCTGTTTTTCCTAAatgtttttaagtaaataaattataaatgtacactTTTCTGTTTTTCGCTTTTTATGTTTTAACAGCTTATTCGTAACTTGATGCTGAAAAGTCAACAAGCCAGTTGTCTCCTTTAATTCTCACTCCAACAAATGTTTTCCTCTGATCTCATGCTCACACAATGACACTGAATCCTCAACTCACTCACCGTTTGTTCTATGAGGCCAGATGAAACTTACACTAATCTTCAATGAAAAATAACCACAATTACTTTAAGCACAAATTAATAACTGATGATTAGAATACAACACAGGCAGCACAGGCAGCACAGGCTCTTACCACTGGCAGTAACTTCCCAGGTCTCCTCTGCAGCTCCTCTGGGTTCCACACTTGGCTTTTATTGAAGTAAACTTGCATACTAAGCAGAATCCATACATGGGCAAGCCCATACATTCTGATTTATGTGTAGGTTTCCCAAGCATCCACAGTCATAAACTGAAATGGCATGCTTTTTTGGTGTGAACgcaatgtcatttttttatttaaacttacATATGAGCATTCTTATCAATTCAATTATGCTACTGTATTTTATGTCAACCCATTTTATGAGTGGGTTATATATAGACTCACAAACCTTTAATCATTCTAATTACTAAGGTCACAACTTACATGTCAcactttcatttacatttaatcatttaacaGACTCGTACACTTCTGTAGTCAAATTTGTAgtcttaacattattattttaacagagcatttattttaaaagtgcaaaatTGCAGCTGACAATTACCATACACAAATGTCATAGTAGATgtcaaaaaatacttttaatttaaAGTCTATTAATATCTTACTTGAACATATGACTGAAGCCACTGAGTCCTTTTTTTGGAGGAGGTAGTAAAAAATGTAATGGGCACATTCTGAAGTCAAAAGTACTGGCAGATTCATTGCTGTTATGTATTAGGCATTAACGTAAATGTTGTGCCTGGCTCTTCAGAAGTGCTAAATTCAACCTTACAGTGTTAAAGGTAAGCGACTCTTTAAGTTCCATGCTTGACAGTTTTAGTTGAATCGTGTTTTATTctagaaaataataaatttttattctgttttatttgaatCCGAACACAGGTCAGGCTTTGCATCCGATCATTTCAGCACTATTGTTTCAACACAAACAGTGTTTCAAAAAGTAAACATGATAGAAACTGGGGAGAGAAACTGAGCATAACATTACAGGCATCATGGGACTCTGTTTACCTTAGCTTTCCCTTCTTTCCAGACATAACAAACAGCACATTTTTGGGTGCCAGTCGCAACAAATACCTTAAGAAAAACTTTTGTGATAATTCCCTTAAAATTATAactaaaagttgttgttttttaacttGCAACTGGGCCCAGGCCTACTTCATGTCAGAGACATTGATTATTGAGACACCTGTTTTATGCCATTCAAAACTACCAAGCATCAGAGGATAACAACATCCCTGTTCTTACTGGCAACAGTTCTCATCTTCCTTGGTGTCTGTTTAATAATGTCTTAATGACACAGAAATAAGTATAATCATCTCTCTATCTTGCTCAAGTCCTTCCTAAACCCTCAGTTCACAAAATATATGGTCCTATGGTCTTAAATTGCATCCATTTAAGTCAATCTTTAACATGGACTTGGTTTCTTGATCCACATAACTGCTGGAATGGCATCTAATCATTTAccattcatattattttaattttatatttattaaatgcatGTAACCTATCAATAATGTTGAAATCAAGGAGCATAGGGCTGTGAGGATCTAAGTGTAGCTTTTAATTTTACATGTGAAATACAAATATTGACAAGAACCCAAGGAACAAAGCTCACCAGCATCACAGACTAACAAGGCAAATAGGGGGACTTAAGGTCACAAGAACAAATGGGTCAGAAAGACTAATTAACAAAACAAACCAGAGAACAATCAAGGGTGAGATACTTTACATGAACTGGGCACTGTCTTTAAAAGAAACAGTGTTTGTAATTATCTTTCGTCCCTTATGTGCATGAAAGAGAAACAGTTCTGGAATCTTTTTAATTATTAGACTTGTTAGAAGATTAAAAAGAgcctttcattttatttatttgatcatttatGCATGGTCTCTTTCACTGTACTTTTTTAACATCTACAACGGAGATGCACGACGGCATGTTATACAGCAATGTTGAAAAATACCGGCTACACTTTAATGTGTGACCTCGTAATTTGTCACATGTAATTGAGTCTTCTGTGTCCCTATGTTTAGTGTATGAATGCCCTTGCTAGAGCCTGA carries:
- the LOC127438105 gene encoding myosin heavy chain, fast skeletal muscle-like, with translation MSTDAEMAIYGKAAIYLRKPEKERIEAQSKAFDAKSACYVIDPKELYVKGTIKSKDGGKVTVVVNDTQEEKTVKEDDVHPMNPPKFDKIEDMAMMTHLNEPSVLYNLKERYAAWMIYTYSGLFCATVNPYKWLPVYDAEVVAAYRGKKRMEAPPHIFSVSDNAYQFMLTDRENQSVLITGESGAGKTVNTKRVIQYFATVAVQGDKKKDQGSGKMQGSLEDQIIAANPLLEAYGNAKTVRNDNSSRFGKFIRIHFGTSGKLASADIETYLLEKSRVTFQLPDERGYHIFYQMMTNHKPELIEMTLITTNPYDFPMCSQGQIIVASIDDKEELVATDTAIDILGFSAEEKMGIYKFTGAVLHHGNLKFKQKQREEQAEPDGTEDADKIAYLLGLNSADMLKALCYPRVKVGNEFVTKGQTVPQVYNSVSALAKSIYERMFLWMVIRINQMLDTKQARQFFIGVLDIAGFEIFDFNSMEQLCINFTNEKLQQFFNHHMFVLEQEEYKKEGIVWEFIDFGMDLAACIELIEKPMGIFSILEEECMFPKATDTSFKNKLYDQHLGKCAAFQKPKPAKGKAEAHFSLVHYAGTVDYNIAGWLDKNKDPLNESVVQLYQKSSVKLLATIYPPVVEETGKKGGKKKGGSMQTVSSQFRENLGKLMTNLRSTHPHFVRCLIPNESKTPGLMENHLVIHQLRCNGVLEGIRICRKGFPSRILYGDFKQRYKVLNASVIPEGQFIDNKKACEKLLGSIDIDHDQYRFGHTKVFFKAGLLGTLEEMRDEKLAALVTMTQALCRGFLMRREFVKMMERRESIYTIQYNIRSFMNVKHWPWMKVYYKIKPLLKSAETEKELATMKEDFAKCKEALAKAEAKKKELEEKMVALLQEKNDLQLQVASETENLSDAEERCEGLIKSKIQLEAKLKETTERLEDEEEINAELTAKKRKLEDECSELKKDIDDLELTLAKVEKEKHATENKVKNLTEEMAAQDESIAKLTKEKKALQEAHQQTLDDLQAEEDKVNTLTKAKTKLEQQVDDLEGSLEQEKKLRMDLERTKRKLEGDLKLALESIMDLENDKQQSEEKIKKKDFETSQLLSKIEDEQSLGAQLQKKIKELQARIEELEEEIEAERAARAKVEKQRADLSRELEEISERLEEAGGATAAQIEMNKRREAEFQKLRRDLEESTLQHEATAAALRKKQADSVADLGEQIDNLQRVKQKLEKEKSEYKMEIDDLSSNMEAVAKAKGNLEKMCRTLEDQLSEIKSKNDENVRQINDISAQRARLQTENGEFGRQLEEKEALVSQLTRGKQAFTQQIEELKRHIEEEVKAKNALAHAVQSARHDCDLLREQFEEEQEAKAELQRGMSKANSEVAQWRSKYETDAIQRTEELEEAKKKLAQRLQEAEEQIEAVNSKCASLEKTKQRLQGEVEDLMIDVERANALAANLDKKQRNFDKVLAEWKQKYEEGQAELEGAQKESRSLSTELFKMKNSYEETLDQLETLKRENKNLQQEISDLTEQLGETGKSIHELEKAKKAVETEKSEIQTALEEAEGTLEHEESKILRVQLELNQVKGEIDRKLAEKDEEMEQIKRNSQRVIESMQSTLDSEVRSRNDALRIKKKMEGDLNEMEVQLSHANRQASESQKQLRNVQGQLKDAQLHLDDALRGQEDMKEQVAMVERRNTLMQAEIEELRAALEQTERGRKVAEQELVDASERVGLLHSQNTSLLNTKKKLEADLVQIQGEVDDIIQEARNAEEKAKKAITDAAMMSEELKKEQDTSAHLERMKKNLEVTVKDLQHRLDEAENLAMKGGKKQLQKLESRVRELETEVEAEQRRGADAVKGVRKYERRVKELTYQTEEDKKNITRLQDLVDKLQLKVKVYKRQAEEAEEQANTHLSKLRKAQHELEEAEERADIAESQVNKLRAKSRDAGKGKEE